From the genome of Mastomys coucha isolate ucsf_1 unplaced genomic scaffold, UCSF_Mcou_1 pScaffold6, whole genome shotgun sequence, one region includes:
- the Ccdc177 gene encoding coiled-coil domain-containing protein 177 isoform X1 yields the protein MRCGNRDSNKGRGSAMVDPVPEEEKEGAEPGGSEGDEATASVPHDAQGAQQPAASSASASAAAPRKAEVPCGAEGGRREQSPLLHLDLFNFACPEAEGSRYVLTSPRSLEACARCAVKPVELLPRALADLVREAPGRSMRVATGLYEAYEAERLAKLQQCRAERERIMREEKRRLFTPKGPAAAPASSSASASALSAGSSSSCSSSSSLPASPASRVARRTSPSPPARSRPPPAGSRTGRKSHSLDSLSRRRDGALSSESGASSSSYSGESLRELRWPPRASARNSCPAGSAASAPNPQGRPSALALVPLTARSFSLGDLSHSPQTAQHVERIVRQVRAERGLRGVPERDRKIAALMLARHQEERLLLEQRAAAHGQWEQQRVRAEQRREREEREKQRALEQGRRAWAAQVEERRGRRGREEREAARRRQQQCERSEERRRELAERQGLLRRERVERAARDDRLRKLQQEQNLKQREEGLQEGRQRAELVRRERAQRAARARERQEGQLQREKRELSRAERARHEALLRGRVRQQQEEREGLRSSLEASLGRAQENYEQLQEQRARELRERARREELQGRRAKEAAERKEREHREHLEALARAGERRLQHAAQVAEEAVQQKARRVVQTRLEKERAQRANKEKVDRDEDCRRRELLQAIGLKLERSEQLSRERRSALESARSTARASFHVREKVREETNTRSFDRMVREAQLHASLDRK from the coding sequence GGACTCCAACAAAGGACGGGGTTCAGCTATGGTGGACCCGGtgccagaagaagagaaagagggagcgGAGCCTGGTGGCTCAGAAGGGGATGAGGCCACAGCGTCCGTGCCCCACGATGCCCAGGGAGCCCAGCAGCCTGCTGCCTCCTCGGCCTCCGCCTCCGCGGCGGCGCCCCGAAAGGCTGAAGTCCCCTGCGGGGCAGAAGGCGGACGTCGGGAGCAGTCTCCGTTGCTGCACCTCGATCTCTTCAATTTCGCCTGCCCCGAGGCAGAGGGCAGCCGCTATGTCCTAACCAGCCCCCGCTCTCTGGAGGCCTGCGCCCGCTGTGCGGTCAAGCCAGTAGAGCTGCTGCCTCGGGCCCTGGCCGACCTGGTGCGCGAGGCACCGGGCCGCTCCATGCGGGTGGCCACCGGCCTGTACGAGGCCTACGAGGCGGAGCGCCTGGCCAAACTGCAGCAGTGCCGCGCCGAGCGCGAGCGCATCATGCGCGAGGAGAAGCGGCGCCTGTTCACACCGAAGGGTCCGGCGGCAGCCCCGGCCTCCTCCTCCGCCTCCGCCTCGGCGCTGAGCgcgggcagcagcagcagctgcagcagcagcagcagcctcccGGCGTCGCCCGCCTCGCGAGTTGCTCGAAGGACTTCTCCCAGTCCTCCCGCCAGGAGCCGGCCTCCGCCCGCGGGTTCTCGGACAGGTAGGAAGAGCCACTCGCTGGACTCGCTCTCTCGCCGGCGGGACGGTGCCCTGAGCTCCGAGTCCGGGGCCTCGTCGTCGTCCTACAGCGGGGAGAGCCTTCGGGAGCTTCGCTGGCCACCTCGAGCTTCAGCCAGGAACAGCTGCCCCGCGGGCTCGGCGGCGTCGGCGCCCAACCCACAAGGCCGCCCTTCTGCCCTCGCTCTGGTTCCACTCACGGCCCGCAGCTTCAGCCTCGGAGACCTGAGCCACTCGCCGCAGACCGCTCAGCATGTGGAGCGCATCGTCCGCCAAGTGCGCGCCGAGCGAGGCCTGCGCGGGGTACCCGAGCGCGACCGGAAGATCGCCGCCCTCATGCTGGCCCGGCACCAGGAAGAGCGCCTGTTGCTGGAGCAGCGCGCTGCGGCCCACGGCCAGTGGGAGCAGCAGCGCGTGCGCGCCGAGCAGAGGCGGGAGCGCGAGGAGCGGGAGAAGCAGCGCGCGCTGGAGCAGGGCCGGCGGGCTTGGGCGGCGCAGGTGGAGGAGCGGCGCGGTCGCCGGGGCCGGGAGGAGCGCGAGGCCGCGCGGAGGCGGCAGCAGCAGTGCGAGCGCAGCGAGGAACGGCGGCGGGAACTGGCGGAGCGCCAGGGCCTGCTGCGGCGGGAGCGGGTGGAACGCGCCGCGCGGGACGACCGGCTGCGCAAGCTGCAGCAGGAGCAGAAcctgaagcagagggaggagggccTGCAGGAGGGGCGGCAGCGCGCGGAGCTGGTCCGCAGGGAGCGCGCCCAGCGAGCAGCGCGCGCCCGAGAGCGACAAGAGGGTCAGCTGCAGCGGGAGAAACGTGAGCTGAGCCGGGCCGAGCGGGCGCGCCACGAGGCCCTGCTTCGAGGCCGAGTCCGGCAGCAGCAGGAGGAACGGGAGGGCCTGCggagctccctggaagccagcttGGGCCGCGCGCAAGAGAACTACGAGCAGCTGCAGGAGCAGCGCGCCCGGGAGCTGCGGGAGCGCGCCCGGAGAGAGGAGCTCCAGGGCCGGCGAGCGAAGGAAGCGGCGGAGCGCAAAGAGCGGGAGCATCGGGAGCACTTGGAGGCGCTGGCGCGAGCCGGAGAACGACGGCTGCAGCACGCGGCGCAGGTGGCCGAGGAGGCGGTGCAGCAGAAGGCCCGGCGTGTGGTTCAGACTCGCCTGGAGAAGGAGAGGGCCCAGCGTGCCAACAAGGAGAAGGTGGACAGAGACGAAGACTGCCGCCGCCGCGAGCTGCTGCAGGCCATTGGGCTCAAGCTGGAGCGCAGCGAGCAGCTCTCCCGAGAACGGCGAAGCGCGCTGGAGAGCGCTCGGTCCACGGCCCGAGCCTCCTTCCATGTGCGGGAGAAGGTGCGGGAGGAGACCAACACGCGCTCTTTTGACCGCATGGTGCGAGAGGCCCAGCTACATGCCAGCCTGGACCGCAAATGA
- the Ccdc177 gene encoding coiled-coil domain-containing protein 177 isoform X2 — protein sequence MVDPVPEEEKEGAEPGGSEGDEATASVPHDAQGAQQPAASSASASAAAPRKAEVPCGAEGGRREQSPLLHLDLFNFACPEAEGSRYVLTSPRSLEACARCAVKPVELLPRALADLVREAPGRSMRVATGLYEAYEAERLAKLQQCRAERERIMREEKRRLFTPKGPAAAPASSSASASALSAGSSSSCSSSSSLPASPASRVARRTSPSPPARSRPPPAGSRTGRKSHSLDSLSRRRDGALSSESGASSSSYSGESLRELRWPPRASARNSCPAGSAASAPNPQGRPSALALVPLTARSFSLGDLSHSPQTAQHVERIVRQVRAERGLRGVPERDRKIAALMLARHQEERLLLEQRAAAHGQWEQQRVRAEQRREREEREKQRALEQGRRAWAAQVEERRGRRGREEREAARRRQQQCERSEERRRELAERQGLLRRERVERAARDDRLRKLQQEQNLKQREEGLQEGRQRAELVRRERAQRAARARERQEGQLQREKRELSRAERARHEALLRGRVRQQQEEREGLRSSLEASLGRAQENYEQLQEQRARELRERARREELQGRRAKEAAERKEREHREHLEALARAGERRLQHAAQVAEEAVQQKARRVVQTRLEKERAQRANKEKVDRDEDCRRRELLQAIGLKLERSEQLSRERRSALESARSTARASFHVREKVREETNTRSFDRMVREAQLHASLDRK from the coding sequence ATGGTGGACCCGGtgccagaagaagagaaagagggagcgGAGCCTGGTGGCTCAGAAGGGGATGAGGCCACAGCGTCCGTGCCCCACGATGCCCAGGGAGCCCAGCAGCCTGCTGCCTCCTCGGCCTCCGCCTCCGCGGCGGCGCCCCGAAAGGCTGAAGTCCCCTGCGGGGCAGAAGGCGGACGTCGGGAGCAGTCTCCGTTGCTGCACCTCGATCTCTTCAATTTCGCCTGCCCCGAGGCAGAGGGCAGCCGCTATGTCCTAACCAGCCCCCGCTCTCTGGAGGCCTGCGCCCGCTGTGCGGTCAAGCCAGTAGAGCTGCTGCCTCGGGCCCTGGCCGACCTGGTGCGCGAGGCACCGGGCCGCTCCATGCGGGTGGCCACCGGCCTGTACGAGGCCTACGAGGCGGAGCGCCTGGCCAAACTGCAGCAGTGCCGCGCCGAGCGCGAGCGCATCATGCGCGAGGAGAAGCGGCGCCTGTTCACACCGAAGGGTCCGGCGGCAGCCCCGGCCTCCTCCTCCGCCTCCGCCTCGGCGCTGAGCgcgggcagcagcagcagctgcagcagcagcagcagcctcccGGCGTCGCCCGCCTCGCGAGTTGCTCGAAGGACTTCTCCCAGTCCTCCCGCCAGGAGCCGGCCTCCGCCCGCGGGTTCTCGGACAGGTAGGAAGAGCCACTCGCTGGACTCGCTCTCTCGCCGGCGGGACGGTGCCCTGAGCTCCGAGTCCGGGGCCTCGTCGTCGTCCTACAGCGGGGAGAGCCTTCGGGAGCTTCGCTGGCCACCTCGAGCTTCAGCCAGGAACAGCTGCCCCGCGGGCTCGGCGGCGTCGGCGCCCAACCCACAAGGCCGCCCTTCTGCCCTCGCTCTGGTTCCACTCACGGCCCGCAGCTTCAGCCTCGGAGACCTGAGCCACTCGCCGCAGACCGCTCAGCATGTGGAGCGCATCGTCCGCCAAGTGCGCGCCGAGCGAGGCCTGCGCGGGGTACCCGAGCGCGACCGGAAGATCGCCGCCCTCATGCTGGCCCGGCACCAGGAAGAGCGCCTGTTGCTGGAGCAGCGCGCTGCGGCCCACGGCCAGTGGGAGCAGCAGCGCGTGCGCGCCGAGCAGAGGCGGGAGCGCGAGGAGCGGGAGAAGCAGCGCGCGCTGGAGCAGGGCCGGCGGGCTTGGGCGGCGCAGGTGGAGGAGCGGCGCGGTCGCCGGGGCCGGGAGGAGCGCGAGGCCGCGCGGAGGCGGCAGCAGCAGTGCGAGCGCAGCGAGGAACGGCGGCGGGAACTGGCGGAGCGCCAGGGCCTGCTGCGGCGGGAGCGGGTGGAACGCGCCGCGCGGGACGACCGGCTGCGCAAGCTGCAGCAGGAGCAGAAcctgaagcagagggaggagggccTGCAGGAGGGGCGGCAGCGCGCGGAGCTGGTCCGCAGGGAGCGCGCCCAGCGAGCAGCGCGCGCCCGAGAGCGACAAGAGGGTCAGCTGCAGCGGGAGAAACGTGAGCTGAGCCGGGCCGAGCGGGCGCGCCACGAGGCCCTGCTTCGAGGCCGAGTCCGGCAGCAGCAGGAGGAACGGGAGGGCCTGCggagctccctggaagccagcttGGGCCGCGCGCAAGAGAACTACGAGCAGCTGCAGGAGCAGCGCGCCCGGGAGCTGCGGGAGCGCGCCCGGAGAGAGGAGCTCCAGGGCCGGCGAGCGAAGGAAGCGGCGGAGCGCAAAGAGCGGGAGCATCGGGAGCACTTGGAGGCGCTGGCGCGAGCCGGAGAACGACGGCTGCAGCACGCGGCGCAGGTGGCCGAGGAGGCGGTGCAGCAGAAGGCCCGGCGTGTGGTTCAGACTCGCCTGGAGAAGGAGAGGGCCCAGCGTGCCAACAAGGAGAAGGTGGACAGAGACGAAGACTGCCGCCGCCGCGAGCTGCTGCAGGCCATTGGGCTCAAGCTGGAGCGCAGCGAGCAGCTCTCCCGAGAACGGCGAAGCGCGCTGGAGAGCGCTCGGTCCACGGCCCGAGCCTCCTTCCATGTGCGGGAGAAGGTGCGGGAGGAGACCAACACGCGCTCTTTTGACCGCATGGTGCGAGAGGCCCAGCTACATGCCAGCCTGGACCGCAAATGA